One Gossypium raimondii isolate GPD5lz chromosome 3, ASM2569854v1, whole genome shotgun sequence genomic window carries:
- the LOC105797166 gene encoding BTB/POZ domain-containing protein At1g21780 gives MGDSKVETISRLAQWRIDNFSPCSYKKSDPFKVGLWNWHLSIEKNRYMYIRLFPEPSRVSKEQPPYAKFILRISNVGANRRLYISPVHDRPLRTCDDFYWPVDSSFHGRFIIDVEFLDLRICPINGGETVSIWPMDGAIQSMSTQTTLCCLARMLDEGLHADVTIKTAEGTLRAHKAVLSASSPVFESMFHHNLKEKESSTIHIDDMSLESCRALLNYLYGTINQEDFWKHRLPLLGAANKYDIVDLKDACEESLLEDINSQNVLERLQEAWLYQLTKLKKGCMTYLFDFGKIYDVRDEINNFFRQADRELMLDMFQEVLTVWKPV, from the exons ATGGGTGATTCAAAGGTCGAAACCATTTCCAGATTAGCTCAATGGAGGATCGACAACTTTAGTCCTTGTTCTTACAAAAAATCCGACCCCTTCAAGGTCGGTCTTTGGAACtg GCACTTGTCTATAGAGAAGAATCGATATATGTATATTCGATTATTTCCTGAGCCATCTCGTGTGTCTAAGGAGCAGCCTCCTTATGCTAAATTCATACTCAGGATCTCTAATGTTGGTGCTAATCGTAGACTTTATATCTCCCCAG TTCATGATAGACCGCTGCGAACGTGTGATGACTTTTATTGGCCTGTTGATTCTTCATTCCATGGACGCTTCATTATTGATGTTGAGTTCCTGGACCTTAGGATCTGCCCCATAAAT GGTGGTGAAACCGTTTCAATATGGCCTATGGATGGAGCAATCCAGTCTATGTCAACTCAAACAACCCTATGCTGCCTTGCTCGCATGCTTGATGAAGGTCTTCATGCGGATGTTACTATCAAGACTGCTGAAGGTACTCTAAGAGCACACAAAGCAGTTCTATCTGCAAGTTCTCCTGTTTTCGAGAGTATGTTCCATCACAACCTTAAGGAAAAGGAGTCATCCACAATCCATATAGATGACATGTCACTGGAGTCTTGCAGGGCCCTTCTCAATTACTTGTATGGAACAATAAACCAAGAGGACTTTTGGAAGCATCGACTGCCATTACTGGGAGCTGCAAATAAATACGACATTGTGGATCTCAAAGATGCTTGTGAGGAAAGCCTTCTAGAAGACATCAACTCTCAGAATGTCCTTGAGAGGCTGCAGGAGGCTTGGCTTTACCAATTGACCAAGCTGAAAAAGGGGTGCATGACATACTTGTTTGATTTCGGAAAGATATATGATGTTAGAGATGAAATCAATAACTTTTTCAGGCAGGCAGACCGAGAACTGATGCTGGATATGTTTCAAGAAGTGCTGACTGTTTGGAAACCGGTATGA